ACCAGGTGGTATTTGGGATGGTTTCAGAGTTTGACACTCGTTCTTTTTTTAGTTCCAGAGGCATGGGTAGATCCTACAGCAGGGTCACTCTGTATGCAAAAATAGATGTGCTTGTTGCACATATGTAATCAAAGTTCAACTAAAATACACATTTCAATGTGCTGCTATGGGTGTGCTTATGGGTTCGGAGGGGGGCTGTACAGCTGACATACCAAACCTCACACTGAAGCCTTTTCTAGAAGGCAAACGAGTCgccgtgttttttttaatccaaatgttgttttttctccTTCAACCTACAAACTGTTGACTTGTAAACAAGGTGGTTTTAGTCAGCAGTGCTGCTGGTGTCATTAGAAGGATGCCACTGGACAAGCGGCCAttttgtttccatgtgtgttGTGCTCCTAAACCATCCTGATAACACCGTCCcaagacacacatgcatcatTATGCAGCAGAGCAACGATTCCCTGGTTGGGGagtcaaacacatacacacgtcgCTGACCACGTGTAGCACACAAATACCTCCGTAGGCGTTTAGAACAACACATTGTTGTTTATATAAAACTCTGAAAATATTGTTTCTTGggtttctttttcttctcttttacataaataaatagTGGTAAGCAATATGaatggattaaaaaaatatatcatgtCGCTGGGGAACACTCCTTGGTTAATCTTTCTGGCGATTGTGCTTGGGCTTGGGGTGTTCTAAAGACTGGGAATATGTGCGAATTGTTAGACACGGTATTCATGCGACCGAtgcgaggagaggggaggacgggggagTCGAGAGAGGATAAAGCTAAACCGAGGTTTGACGTTGTGgttcatgtgtgttcatgtgtgtgttcacgtgtatgtgttcgtgtgtaagtgtctgttgGGATTAATCGAGGTGAGATGCCTCGCCAAGATGAGAGAGGGAacatgcaagagagagagggagagagagagagagagagagagagagagagagagagagagagagagagagagagagagagagagagagagagagagagaagggcgaaAGGGAGCAGCATCCCGTCTATGGTGTCAGTGCCTTACGgtggcctgtgattggctgttactgTACGTACCCCTCCTCCCTTTGCCCCCGGCGTGGCTGGGCCGCTCCGCCTTGGGCACCAGGTAGCAGGGCCGCTCGCCGTCGCTGGGGTTGAAGGTCTCCTCGGGGGAGACGGCCTGGTCGATGTGGGGGCAGTCCTCGTCTGCCAGAGCCGCGTCGGCCGCCTCGCCGTTCAGCTTGGActctggggggccggggggaggcGCGGAggaacagacacaaacaggacTCGTTGGGGGTCGGCtcggctcaggaggtagagcaggttgacttgGAACCGGATGCTTGCTAGTTCGAGCCAAAACAGATCCATCCCTCCAGTGCGGGGATTGTCTTGAGTCGAGAGGCTGAGCGTCTTATATAATTATTGACAATGCACTCCAAAATACCATGGTCTACCATACCAAGTGTACATGTGGAAAGACATAGCAGCGGTATTTCATTTAGCTGCCTCATAAGTCATGACACCATGTTATGCTCGATGTGTGTATAAAGCGTACTCACTATGCTGCCagtgatatatatatctttcatCTCCAATGACAATACACCGAATGTGAAAGTAAACCCACAGTAATGTGTTTTTAATGCCCTCTGCACGATTGTTGCGTTGTGTACATGTATTCCGCTATCCTTGGAATACATGTGATGTATTCCAAGGATAGCGGGTCCAGCCGTGGGCCTTAAGAGGCAGGGTGAGTGAGTCACTGCGCTAAGAACTGCAGAATCAATAGCTGCTATCCTCAGGCCCATCTTTACGTTCTCCCATTCAGCATCAGAGATGCCAGCCATCACACTGTCCATTGATTCATCAGATACGTGTTCATTTGTTTAACCCGACCCCTGACTCATCCATTAGCGTAAGAAGACCAGGAGACCGCCGGGGCGCGCTCccgcaccaacaccacacagagGGGCCACATGAGCTCTGAGCTCTGATCAAAGGGTCCTACCTTGGAACTTGATCTCAAAGACGTCGTCGTGGGCGATGGGGCTCTGGTGCTGGGAGCTGATGCTGGACTTACAGTAGTCGGGCGAGCCGGGCCGTGGGGCCCGCGGGATGtgcttgttcttcttcttgggcAGCTTCTGCTTGGCCATGGCCAGGGAGTAGTACATCCCGAAGTTGTTGACAATGACGGGCACTGGCATGGCGATGGTGAGCACCCCGGCCAGCGCACACAGTGCCCCCACCAGCATGCCGGAGGTGGTCTGGGGGTACATGTCCCCGTAGCCCAGCGTGGTCATGGTCACCACCGCCCACCAGAAGCCGATGGGGATGTTCTTGAAGTGAGTGTGGTTGCTGGCGTGGGGGTCGTTGGGGTTGGCGCCGATGCGCTCGGCGTAGTAGATCATGGTGGCGAAGATCAGCACGCCCAGCGCCAGGAAGATGATGAGCAGCAGGAACTCGTTGGTGCTGGCGCGCAGCGTGTGGCCGAGCACGCGCAGCCCCACGAAGTGACGCGTCAGCTTGAAGATGCGCAGGATGCGCACAAAGCGGACCACGCGCAGGAAGCCCAGCACGTCCTTGGCCGTCTTGGAGGACAGGCCGCTGAGGCCCACCTCCAGGTAGAAGGGCACGATGGCCACGAAGTCGATGATGTTCAGGGCGTTGCGGATGAAGTCCAGCTTGTTGGGACAGAACGTTATTCGCATGAGGAACTCGAAGGTGAACCAGGTGACGCAGACGCCCTCGATGTAGGTGAGGAACGCCACCGTCTCCATCTCGGAGTAGATGTGCTCCACCGTCACATTGTCCACCGTTTCCACCTCGGTGCGGTTGATGATGGGGTTGAAGGCCTCGTGGGTCTCCAGGCAGAAGGTGGTGATGGAAACGAGGATGAAGAAGAGCGAGGCCAGAGCAATCCactgaggaggagacggggttggagagagaggaggaggggggaggggggggggggggggggggggggggggggtggagagtgGGGGGAGAAGATGAGAAGAACATGAAGAAACCTGAGAACagtaacacccacacacacacacacacatacacacatacacagacacacacacacacacacactgtaatcaAGCTCAGATGCCTGGTAACGATTCCTAGCAAGAAGCACTGAGATGAATCCATTATCTGAGACTATGAGGGGACTACTTTGGTAAtgacattgaaacacaatgtaacCCCACACTCCCTCCTAccataacaccccccccccacacacacacacacacaccctgcccaTTCAGTATACATGTGCCCACTTATTATTTGGGTCCATGTTCCCGCCCTGAGCCTTGGTTCGGAAGGCTCACTGTACACAGGGGATGTGAGCGGTCATTACAGCAGGAGCCTCTCCTCCCTGGCGCTGACTCAAGGTCAGGCCGTGTTCAAACGCTGCCTCACAGACCGTACCCACCTCCCAGAGAGACCTGATCGGAGTCTCAGCAGGAGCGCAGCGCGCACAGAGCACAGAGCACAGAGCACAGAGCACAGAGCAGCGT
This genomic stretch from Gadus chalcogrammus isolate NIFS_2021 chromosome 9, NIFS_Gcha_1.0, whole genome shotgun sequence harbors:
- the kcnc1b gene encoding potassium voltage-gated channel subfamily C member 1b, which gives rise to MGLSDDKDRIVINVGGIRHQTYRSTLRTLPGTRLSWLAEPDAPNHFDYDANIEEFFFDRHPGVFAHILNYYRTGKLHCPADVCGPLYEEELAFWGIDETDVEPCCWMTYRQHREAEEALDSFAGGALLDLGNDDPTEQDVEHGEVDEADEMTRRLALGDTAGVRHGGSWGRWQRRVWALFEDPYSSKYARWIALASLFFILVSITTFCLETHEAFNPIINRTEVETVDNVTVEHIYSEMETVAFLTYIEGVCVTWFTFEFLMRITFCPNKLDFIRNALNIIDFVAIVPFYLEVGLSGLSSKTAKDVLGFLRVVRFVRILRIFKLTRHFVGLRVLGHTLRASTNEFLLLIIFLALGVLIFATMIYYAERIGANPNDPHASNHTHFKNIPIGFWWAVVTMTTLGYGDMYPQTTSGMLVGALCALAGVLTIAMPVPVIVNNFGMYYSLAMAKQKLPKKKNKHIPRAPRPGSPDYCKSSISSQHQSPIAHDDVFEIKFQESKLNGEAADAALADEDCPHIDQAVSPEETFNPSDGERPCYLVPKAERPSHAGGKGRRETHRAPRSRPATESVCVMNHGVPTTMCMTHNSPAPT